The genomic stretch CGAACAGGTATACGGTAACTGGGAGAACTCATACAATGAGCTGCCACACTACTTGTTAGCTCTGAAGAAATATGTTCCTGGTACAGTGGTAGAAATGCAAACACTTCCCGTATATACAGATGACGGAACTGTTGTCAATGGAAAACAAATTTTTCATCGACTTTTCTGGGCATTCCAACCAAGCATTAGAGGGTTTGCATATTGCAAACCTATACTTCAGGTTGATGGTACCTGGTTATATGGTAAGTACAAAGGTACTCTACTAATGGCGGTAGCTCAAGATGGAAATAGTAATATCTTTCCAGTTGCTTTTGCCCTTGTGGAGGGGGAGACCGCAGATGGTTGGGGTTTCTTTCTAAAGAACTTGAGAATGCATGTAGCCCCTCAGCCTGGCTTGTGTTTGATTTCAGACAGGCATGCATCAATTGAAAGTGCTTACAATAATCCAGAGAATGGTTGGCATGAGCCTCCATCTGTACATGTCTATTGTATCAGACATATCGCACAAAATTTCATGAGGGAGATCAAAGACCGTAACCTCCGAAAAAAAGTTATCAATATGGGTAAGTATAAATTTCCTATTATTATATTTGGTAAATTATATGTATATGTTAGTAACTCATTTTTTTGTAATTATCAGGGTACGCTTTGAACCAACCAACATTCCACTACTACAGAAATGAAATTGGTATGGCTAATGGTGATGCTTTGAGATGGCTAGACAATATTCCATTGGAAAAGTGGACGAGGGCATTTGATGGAGGTCGGCGTTGGGGTCACATGACAACAAACTTGGTCGAATCTATGAACTCGGTATTCAAAGGGACACGTAATCTACCTATTACGGCATTGGTGCGTgcaacatactataggatggGAACACTTTTTGCTGAAAGGGGTGCTAAGTGGAGTGCAGTATTGAGTTCTGGACAAACATTTACAGAAAGTTGCATGaaggtgatgaaagaagaaacggCAAAATCCAGCACGCATCATGTAAGAATATTTGACTATAACCATAACACTTTCAGTGTGAAGGAGACAATGGACCATGGTGAAGGAAAGCCTATGGGAGATTACAAGGTAAACCTAAGAGATCT from Vicia villosa cultivar HV-30 ecotype Madison, WI linkage group LG4, Vvil1.0, whole genome shotgun sequence encodes the following:
- the LOC131598626 gene encoding uncharacterized protein LOC131598626 produces the protein MCQHLMPLVDKDPSTKVGVCISEIVSEFKFTPSYKKTWIARNKAIEQVYGNWENSYNELPHYLLALKKYVPGTVVEMQTLPVYTDDGTVVNGKQIFHRLFWAFQPSIRGFAYCKPILQVDGTWLYGKYKGTLLMAVAQDGNSNIFPVAFALVEGETADGWGFFLKNLRMHVAPQPGLCLISDRHASIESAYNNPENGWHEPPSVHVYCIRHIAQNFMREIKDRNLRKKVINMGYALNQPTFHYYRNEIGMANGDALRWLDNIPLEKWTRAFDGGRRWGHMTTNLVESMNSVFKGTRNLPITALVRATYYRMGTLFAERGAKWSAVLSSGQTFTESCMKVMKEETAKSSTHHVRIFDYNHNTFSVKETMDHGEGKPMGDYKVNLRDLWCDCGKYQAYRVPCSHVIAACSVVRQDAYALLSDIYRVSNLFGVYSTSFQVLPLDEYWPSFEGDQICHNPLMQRNKKGRPVSSRIRTEMDNYDKLERKCALCRLPGHNRTNCPNVGTSNA